One segment of Mycobacterium spongiae DNA contains the following:
- a CDS encoding LLM class F420-dependent oxidoreductase, with amino-acid sequence MRFTITYPMHSHPYNPELLSGDSIAKVAAAAEAAGFHGFGFTDHPAPSHRWLQTGGHDAVDPFAALGFAAARTTTLHLIPNVVVLPYRNPFLVAKSAATLDLLSGGRFILAVGVGYLKREFAALGVDFDERAELFEEALQLIRRVWTADDISFEGRHFSANGITVHPQPGTASRPPIWIGGNTGAARRRVARYGDGWCPFPAPAQLAQAAGTAAIDSMDRLGEGIDDLRRQCDAVGRDWSGIDITFTNLEGGRLAGDDFNADAYLLGLEELTALGVTWVHVGLPGDSLAHVLDSIERFRHLVIDAI; translated from the coding sequence ATGCGCTTCACCATTACCTACCCGATGCACAGTCATCCCTACAACCCGGAACTGCTCAGCGGGGACAGCATCGCGAAGGTGGCCGCGGCCGCCGAAGCGGCTGGGTTTCATGGCTTCGGCTTCACCGACCATCCGGCCCCATCGCACCGATGGCTGCAGACCGGCGGGCACGACGCCGTCGATCCTTTTGCGGCCTTGGGTTTCGCCGCGGCTCGGACCACGACTCTGCATTTGATTCCCAACGTCGTCGTGCTGCCGTATCGAAACCCGTTCCTGGTGGCCAAGTCTGCGGCCACGTTGGACCTCTTGTCCGGCGGCCGTTTTATCCTCGCGGTGGGTGTGGGCTATCTCAAACGCGAATTCGCGGCATTGGGCGTGGATTTTGACGAACGCGCCGAACTGTTCGAGGAAGCACTGCAGCTGATCCGCAGGGTGTGGACCGCCGATGACATCTCTTTCGAGGGTCGGCATTTCAGCGCCAACGGAATCACCGTGCATCCCCAGCCCGGCACTGCGTCGAGGCCGCCGATATGGATCGGCGGCAATACGGGTGCTGCCCGCCGGCGAGTGGCGAGATACGGTGACGGCTGGTGTCCGTTCCCGGCACCCGCACAGTTGGCCCAGGCTGCTGGCACGGCAGCGATCGACTCGATGGATCGACTCGGCGAGGGCATCGACGACCTGCGGCGTCAATGTGACGCGGTCGGGCGGGATTGGTCGGGAATCGACATCACGTTCACCAACCTCGAGGGCGGTCGCCTCGCCGGCGACGACTTCAATGCGGATGCCTACCTGCTTGGCCTGGAAGAACTTACGGCACTCGGAGTGACCTGGGTGCATGTTGGGCTACCCGGCGACAGTTTGGCGCATGTCCTCGACAGCATCGAGCGATTCCGACATCTTGTCATCGATGCGATCTAA
- a CDS encoding class I SAM-dependent methyltransferase — protein MDYPSDPSVHAESSSNSADALSAHLADDLMSTSAGEWHTFYDLLSRRLETAGLAPVSFFLNYGYVPTDSNNESSFTIRDGTFNADSVRLVFEVIGSLDLNGRTIVDIGCGRGGTAALVADNFKAHVTGVDMSSEAIAFCRKTHLNPSAHFMVGDALNIPLDDASCDVIINLESSHSYSNLTRFLDEVRRISRPGAWFLHSDLLGVEDWDHVRMRLKALGFITECDRDITANVLAARDQASDSWDRVFGDGSPRVANFLALPGSSMYEQLRARTWEYRIVRSHVPAV, from the coding sequence ATGGACTACCCGAGCGACCCTTCGGTGCACGCTGAATCGTCGAGTAATTCAGCAGATGCGCTGTCGGCGCACCTGGCCGACGACCTGATGTCCACGTCCGCCGGTGAGTGGCACACCTTCTACGACTTGCTTAGCCGTCGCCTGGAGACCGCCGGATTGGCCCCGGTATCGTTTTTCTTGAATTACGGCTACGTTCCGACGGATTCCAACAATGAATCTTCGTTCACTATTCGTGACGGCACCTTCAATGCCGACTCGGTCCGGTTGGTGTTCGAAGTTATCGGCTCGCTTGACCTCAATGGCCGCACAATCGTGGATATCGGATGCGGCCGCGGAGGCACTGCCGCACTTGTCGCGGATAATTTCAAGGCGCACGTGACCGGCGTTGACATGTCGTCAGAGGCGATCGCATTCTGCCGCAAGACACACCTCAACCCGTCGGCCCACTTCATGGTGGGCGACGCATTGAATATTCCGCTGGACGATGCATCCTGCGATGTCATCATTAATCTGGAGTCCTCGCACTCATATAGCAATCTGACCCGATTCCTGGATGAAGTCCGGAGGATCAGTCGTCCCGGTGCCTGGTTCTTGCATTCGGATCTACTTGGCGTTGAGGACTGGGACCACGTCCGAATGCGTTTGAAGGCACTGGGTTTCATAACCGAATGCGACCGCGATATCACCGCCAACGTATTGGCAGCCCGCGATCAAGCCAGCGATAGTTGGGATCGAGTCTTCGGCGACGGGAGTCCTCGCGTCGCCAACTTTCTTGCACTACCCGGGTCTTCGATGTACGAGCAGCTGCGGGCGCGCACCTGGGAGTACCGAATAGTCAGATCTCACGTGCCCGCTGTTTAG